One Elusimicrobiota bacterium genomic window, TATGGCTCATGATCAGATCGGCCAGCGTGCCGAAAATGACTCCGATAACGGGAATCAGCACCACGGTGAGAAGGGCGAAATAAAGATGGCTTTCATTGTAGAGATCCCCCCACCAGCGGAGCAACCCGGTAGCTTTTCTGGTGTCCG contains:
- a CDS encoding DVU0150 family protein — its product is DTRKATGLLRWWGDLYNESHLYFALLTVVLIPVIGVIFGTLADLIMSHIGIDLKSRELAEH